One Niabella beijingensis DNA window includes the following coding sequences:
- the lysA gene encoding diaminopimelate decarboxylase codes for MSEQLTNEQLIQIANEFGTPVYVYNADKIETQYQRLSNAFGAERVKIFYAAKALTNLSVLRFIHHLGANVDCSSINEVKLALRAGFEPSRVLYTSNGIHFTEIEEALKLGVFVNIDSLSNLKKLGEKYGNQYPVGVRLRPNIMAGGNLKISTGHDRSKFGIPVEQLPQLMDIVKSSNIVIHNLHIHTGSDIKDADVFIKGIDVLFDIIPHFPDLKSIDLGGGFKVGYKEDDPVINIEELSQKVLAAFDAHEAARHLEIWFEPGKFIVSESGCLITSVNLLKETAATTFVNINSGFNHLIRPMFYDAYHRIENITNPEGAVNTYSVVGNICETDTFAWDRPLPEVREGDLLVFYNAGAYGYEMASTFNSRFRPAEVIVRNGKAQLIRKRDVFEDLIRNQVEVDLK; via the coding sequence ATGAGCGAACAATTAACAAACGAACAACTGATTCAGATTGCGAATGAATTCGGAACCCCCGTATATGTATACAACGCTGATAAGATCGAAACGCAATACCAGCGGTTAAGTAATGCGTTTGGCGCGGAACGGGTAAAGATATTCTATGCGGCAAAAGCATTGACGAATCTGAGCGTGCTTCGTTTTATTCACCATCTCGGTGCCAATGTAGACTGCAGTTCCATCAACGAAGTAAAACTGGCGCTACGGGCGGGTTTTGAGCCATCAAGAGTGCTGTATACCAGCAACGGGATCCATTTTACAGAAATTGAGGAGGCCCTGAAGCTGGGTGTTTTTGTGAATATCGACAGTCTTTCCAATCTTAAAAAGCTGGGAGAAAAATATGGAAATCAATACCCGGTAGGAGTGCGGCTGCGCCCGAACATCATGGCCGGGGGAAACCTGAAAATATCAACCGGTCACGACCGGAGCAAGTTTGGCATTCCTGTGGAACAGCTGCCGCAGTTAATGGATATTGTAAAGAGCAGTAATATTGTGATCCACAACCTGCATATTCATACCGGAAGTGATATTAAAGATGCGGATGTATTTATAAAAGGGATCGATGTATTGTTTGACATTATCCCTCATTTTCCTGATCTGAAATCGATCGACCTGGGAGGCGGCTTTAAAGTGGGCTATAAGGAAGATGATCCGGTGATCAATATAGAAGAACTTTCTCAAAAAGTGCTGGCGGCATTTGATGCACATGAGGCGGCGCGCCACCTGGAGATATGGTTCGAACCTGGTAAGTTTATCGTGAGCGAGTCGGGCTGCCTGATCACTTCGGTAAACCTGCTTAAAGAAACGGCTGCCACCACTTTTGTAAACATCAACAGCGGATTCAATCACCTGATCCGTCCTATGTTCTATGATGCGTACCACCGGATCGAGAACATTACCAATCCGGAAGGGGCGGTTAATACCTATTCGGTAGTGGGTAATATTTGTGAAACCGATACGTTTGCCTGGGATCGTCCGTTGCCGGAAGTAAGAGAGGGAGACTTGCTGGTATTTTACAATGCCGGTGCCTACGGCTATGAAATGGCCTCCACATTCAATTCACGGTTCCGGCCCGCCGAAGTGATCGTGCGGAACGGAAAGGCACAGCTGATCCGCAAAAGAGATGTCTTCGAGGATCTGATCCGCAATCAGGTGGAAGTGGATCTGAAATAA